A genomic region of Vanessa tameamea isolate UH-Manoa-2023 chromosome 11, ilVanTame1 primary haplotype, whole genome shotgun sequence contains the following coding sequences:
- the LOC113400777 gene encoding crossover junction endonuclease MUS81: protein MSLVEGKRITFKRARPNPLFQDWLEELFEQAHKKKSKLESILKEALDSISKYPLPLQSGAECAILKGFDKRLCLFLDKRLEEYKILNKVTSNSSPNGINIFNSPPPKICAVTSLSSPIEENKSSEVHSSAVNPNPKHRKNKIKYKPAFRSGGYAILMGLLDHTTCSSTQSLQKEELINIAQKYCEESFTRPKPETFYTAWSNMSRLISKGLVKKTGSRKSQYSLTDLGITVANELFLDTQNMPTVNDIIFNDKSYGTASENVENEVIVLEDNSSKTDIFENISLIKNNFIDEQSADLDQQLMVMDAGTFDIILLIDKNETSGISKKNDPTVAQFNKFPDLKHEYRSLKVGDFTWVARHKTSNEELVLPYVVERKRMDDLGASIKDGRFHEQKFRLRKCGLKHVIYMVESYGKNKYVGLPVQTLMQGLANTRVQDDFKVHVTDSLTHSARFLAMMTLRLTFEFKNKILKGHNKESCNDILMTFEFFNKSSIKNKPLSVTDTFIKLILQLKGVSVEKALAITNVYKTPIALIKAYELCTEKEGEILLANLKCGLTSRNVGPSVSKTMYQFFKFKNIN from the exons ATGAGTCTTGTAGAGGGCAAAAGAATAACTTTTAAAAGAGCGAGACCAAATCCTTTGTTTCAGGATTGGCTAGAGGAATTATTCGAACAAGCACATAAAAAGAAGAGTAAACTTGAAAGCATCCTGAAGGAAGCTTTAGATTCTATATCAAAATATCCATTGCCTTTACAATCTGGAGCCGAATGTGCTATACTGAAAGGATTTGATAAACGTCTATGCTTATTCCTTGATAAACGATtggaagaatataaaatattaaataaagtgacATCTAACTCCTCCCCAaatggaattaatatttttaattcaccacCTCCAAAAATTTGTGCAGTAACTTCTCTTAGTTCACCTATAGAAGAGAATAAATCTTCTGAAGTACACTCCAGTGCTGTTAATCCCAATCCAAaacacagaaaaaataaaattaaatacaaaccaGCTTTTCGTTCCGGTGGTTATGCTATCTTGATGGGTCTATTAGATCATACAACATGTAGCAGTACACAGTCACTACAAAAAGAAGAACTGATTAACATAGCCCAAAAATATTGTGAAGAATCGTTTACCAGACCAAAACCAGAAACTTTCTATACTGCATGGTCAAATATGAGCAGATTAATATCTAAAGGCTTAGTAAAAAAAACTGGGAGTAGAAAATCTCAATACTCTTTAACAGATTTAGGTATAACTGTAGCTAATGAACTTTTCTTAGACACTCAAAATATGCCAActgttaatgatataatttttaatgataaatcatATGGTACTGCATCTGAGAATGTAGAAAATGAAGTAATTGTGCTTGAAGACAATAGTTCTAAAAcagatattttcgaaaatatatctttaataaaaaacaatttcatagaTGAGCAAAGTGCAGACTTAGACCAACAATTAATGGTAATGGATGCTGGAACTTTTGATATCATACTATTAATTGACAAAAACGAAACTAGTGG GATTTCCAAAAAGAATGACCCTACAGTGGCACAGTTTAACAAATTCCCCGATTTGAAACATGAGTACCGAAGTTTAAAAGTTGGAGATTTTACCTGGGTGGCTCGTCATAAAACCAGTAATGAAGAGTTAGTTCTTCCATATGTTGTGGAAAGAAAACGAATGGATGATTTAGGTGCCAGTATTAAGGATGGAAGGTTCCATGAGCAAAAATTTAGACTGAGAAAGTGTGGATTAAAGCATGTTATATATATGGTGGAAAGTTAtggaaaaaacaaatatgtaggTTTACCTGTACAAACTTTGATGCAGGGTTTAGCAAATACCCGAGTTCAGGATGACTTTAAGGTCCATGTAACTGACTCTCTGACTCATTCAGCTAGATTTTTAGCTATGATGACTTTAAGattaacatttgaatttaag aacaaaatattaaaaggaCATAACAAAGAATCATGTAATGACATACTTATGACATTTGAGTTCTTCAATAAgtcttcaataaaaaataagccaCTCTCAGTAAcagatacatttataaaactaattcttCAGCTAAAAGGTGTCTCAGTTGAAAAGGCTCTAGCGATTACTAATGTGTATAAAACTCCTATAGCTCTGATAAAGGCATATGAACTTTGCACAGAGAAGGAGGGAGAAATATTATTGGCCAACTTAAAATGTGGGCTAACAAGCCGGAATGTAGGGCCTAGTGTAAGCAAAACTATGTAccaattctttaaatttaaaaatattaactga
- the LOC113400783 gene encoding THO complex subunit 7 homolog: MGDEDVIRRRLLIDGDGTGDDRRLNVLLKTLIKWCNSSDEKSEESKSTQYDRMLAQLAQCEFAVTKSQLGSEMMAAELQSYESLSKILENGIEIAKDNIEKSKADLAHAKTVRKNRIEYDVLAKVISEQPDRKETLERLGTLKTELSSLETTKQQLESRLSLRKKQFHVLVTSIHQLQALLDEPDDLESISDDVEMKDIVN, encoded by the exons atgggTGATG AGGATGTAATACGCAGAAGGCTTCTCATAGATGGTGACGGAACAGGAGACGATCGCCGTCTTAATGTTTtgctaaaaacattaataaaatggtGTAACAGTTCAGATGAAAAATCGGAAGAGAG tAAATCAACTCAATATGATAGAATGTTGGCTCAACTTGCTCAATGTGAATTTGCTGTAACAAAATCTCAACTGGGCTCTGAAATGATGGCTGCAGAACTTCAAAGCTACGAATCATTATCGAAAATTCTAGAAAATGGCATAGAAATAGCgaaagacaatatagaaaaaagTAAAGCTGATTTAGCTCATGCAAAAACGGTGCGAAAGAATCGTATTGAGTATGATGTATTAGCGAAGGTAATAAGTGAACAGCCAGACCGGAAAGAAACCTTGGAGCGTCTCGGCACACTGAAAACAGAATTGAGCAGTCTTGAAACAACAAAACAACAGCTCGAAAGTCGATTGTCGTTGAGGAAGAAACAATTCCACGTGCTTGTTACATCGATACATCAGTTGCAAGCATTGTTAGACGAACCGGATGATTTGGAATCTATTTCCGACGATGTCGAAATGAAGGACATTGTCAATTGA
- the LOC113400782 gene encoding sialomucin core protein 24 isoform X2, which yields MKKIIFLCLLSLSVCLSKPALEQASQPTAVSNSAVDPKTQKTDQTLPAHITESQTPPKTTAPTEQKIPQNVSEAPPSTFPSLPPKNTENAKPTDDNKTTDKQSTTKETTQSTTVSNATTEKVNNDVKPTEKVKEELSTEKFSTMKPTEVPKTTEAPKSDADKHILQARGFDGASFIGGIILTLGLLAIGFMGFKYYKNQTERNYHTL from the exons atgaagaaaataatatttttgtgtctaCTATCGCTCTCCGTTTGTCTCAGCAAACCAGCTTTAGAACAAG CAAGTCAACCTACTGCAGTAAGCAACTCAGCGGTCGACCCTAAAACTCAAAAAACTGATCAGACTCTGCCTGCTCATATCACAGAATCTCAAACACCCCCAAAAACTACAGCACCAACTGAACAAAAAATACCCCAAAATGTATCTGAAGCCCCACCAAGTACATTTCCATCATTACCACCCAAAAATACTGAGAATGCGAAGCCTACTGATGACAACAAAACAACAGATAAACAGTCTACAACAAAAGAAACTACCCAAAGTACTACAGTAAGTAATGCTACCACAGAGAAAGTAAACAATGATGTCAAGCCCACTGAAAAGGTAAAAGAAGAGCTATCAACAGAAAAGTTTTCTACTATGAAACCAACTGAAGTTCCTAAGACTACTGAAGCACCTAAGTCTGATGCCGACAAGCACATTCTTCAAGCAAGAGG GTTCGATGGAGCAAGCTTCATTGGTGGTATAATACTGACATTGGGTCTTCTCGCTATTGGATTCATGGGATTCAAATACTACAAGAACCAAACTGAAAGAAATTATCACActctctaa
- the LOC113400781 gene encoding solute carrier family 35 member F1-like → MAVVCVVWADVEGAPTDGKNQLVGDMLCLGGSLLYAVMTVLQEIMLESHSCAEYLALLGFIGSVLSCTQTFFLEFGEVLTFNWYELDTIVQLGSYCGVQTIFQILQSFMLRDSGSIILHLSFLSADYYTLIAGMYIFQFKFHALYFLSYLLAMVGVFLFSSRATCPPPAPILPQLIHDSVQSQDNVSMEFTVPTLDCIPLSEGLEPPMSRDTTFTSFLGGPQTNLSNVPNGNVTFGHSNGINNTKEPTQN, encoded by the exons ATGGCAGTTGTATGTGTTGTATGGGCTGATGTTGAGGGTGCTCCTACTGAtg GTAAAAATCAACTTGTTGGAGATATGCTCTGCTTAGGAGGTTCTCTCCTTTATGCAGTAATGACTGTGCTCCAAGAAATCATGCTCGAATCACATTCATGTGCAGAGTACCTGGCTCTGCTTGGTTTTATTGGCAGTGTTCTCTCTTGCACTCAAACATTTTTCCTGGAGTTTGGAGAAGTATTGACATTTAACTGGTATGAGCTTGATACAATTGTGCAGCTGGGAAGTTACTGTGGGGTGCAGACTATATTTCAGATATTGCAGAGTTTTATGCTGCGTGATTCTGGCTCTATTATACTGCATCTATCATTTCTATCTGCAGATTATTATACTCTTATTGCTGGAATgtacatatttcaatttaag TTTCATGCGCTGTACTTCCTGTCGTATTTGTTGGCCATGGTGGGCGTGTTCCTGTTCAGTTCGCGAGCCACGTGTCCGCCGCCAGCGCCCATACTTCCTCAACTTATCCATGATTCTGTGCAGTCACAGGATAATGTTTCCAT GGAGTTCACAGTGCCCACTCTGGACTGCATTCCCCTCTCAGAGGGTCTTGAACCACCCATGAGTAGAGATACAACATTTACATCATTCCTTGGAGGGCCACAGACAAACTTATCTAATGTTCCAAATGGAAATGTCACTTTTGGACACTCAAACGGTATCAACAATACTAAAGAACCAACTCAAAATTAG
- the LOC113400776 gene encoding RNA polymerase-associated protein CTR9 homolog, translating to MSLEIPLMSTDEVIELDPEQLPSGDEVLSILQQERSQLNVWINVALAYYKQKKINDFLKILEASRVDANIDYREFERDQMRALDMLAAYYVQEANKEKSKDKKKELFTKATLLYTMADKIIMYDQNHLLGRAYFCLLEGDKMGQADTQFNFVLNQSPNNVPSLLGKACIAFNRKDYRGALAFYKKALRTNPNSPAALRLGMGHCFMKLNNQEKARMAFERALQLDPQCVGALVGLSILKLNLQESESNKMAVIMLSKAYAIDLKNPMVLNHLANHFFFKKDYNKVQHLALHAFHNTENEAMRAESCHHLARAFHAQGDCVQAFQYYYQATQFAPPNFVLPHYGLGQMYIYRGDTENAAQCFEKVLKAQPGNYETMKILGSLYANSPSQLQRDIARQHLKKVTEQFPDDVEAWIELAQILEQNDLQGSLNAYSTAMKILKEKVNADIPAEILNNVAALHYRLGNLPEAKKYLEEALEREKVDAETLDAQYYNSIAVTTMYNLARLNEALCVYNKAEKLYKDILKEHPNYIDCYLRLGCMARDKGQIYEASDWFKEALKVNIEHPVTWSLLGNLHLAQQEWGPGQKKFERILQNSSTSNDAYSLIALGNVWLQTLHQPCREKDKEKRHQERALAMYKQVLKNDPKNIWAANGIGCVLAHKGCINEARDIFAQVREATADFPDVWMNIAHIYVEQKQYINAIQMYENCIRKFRMQHDVEWLTWLARAQTLAGRARAARSALLRARRVAPHDVALLHNTALALRRLAAHVLKDERSELRVVLRAVHELHVSHRYFQRLSASAAGAAGATEAEGAERRGAEATAAAGEARTCADLLSQAQWHVARARRQHQEELTLRDRQREQREAFRRQQEEERKRREEEQAKSTVEMSQKRQEYKEKTKNALLFADMPTESKSKGRGRRRDEYVSDSGSEPDRPREEGGEPKQRKRKREGGEGKGRSRKRRDARASASDSDAPRKRPRKKGEKGIGRREKTKMAEEKPSTKQRAKIVSKETISTSESDSDNERKSRSRSRSGSRSRSGSRSPPATKGRKRIMSASDSDRSRSKSRSKSRSRSGSAKSRSRSKSRSRSKSRSRSKSGSRSKSRSRSKSRSKSRSKSRSKSRSRSKSGSRSKSPSRSRSRSKSRSRSKSKSASRSRSRSKSGSRSRSGSRSHSGSRSRSGSRNSRPATPESRKSVSASEDEA from the exons ATGTCGCTCGAAATACCGTTAATGAGCACCGATGAG GTGATAGAGCTAGACCCGGAACAACTCCCGTCCGGAGATGAAGTGCTCAGTATTTTACAACAAGAAAGATCCCAACTTAATGTCTGGATCAATGTTGCG CTTGcatattacaaacaaaagaaGATCAatgattttcttaaaatattggAAGCGTCTCGTGTGGATGCCAATATTGACTATAGAGAGTTTGAGAGGGACCAAATGCGTGCCCTCGATATGTTGGCTGCATATTATGTCCAAGAAGCGAATAAAGAGAAGTCAAAGGACAAGAAAAAAGAGTTATTTACCAAAGCAACACTGCTTTATACAATGGCagacaaaattataatgtatgacCAG aacCATCTCCTTGGTCGGGCTTACTTTTGTCTTCTTGAAGGTGACAAAATGGGGCAGGCTGACACTcagtttaattttgtattgaaccAGTCTCCTAACAATGTGCCATCATTGCTCGGCAAAGCCTGTATTGCATTCAATAGAAAGGACTACAGAGGAGCTTTAGCATTCTATAAGAAGGCGCTCAGAACAAATCCAAATAGTCCAGCAGCTTTACGTCTTGGGATGGGACATTGTTTTATGAAGTTGAATAACCAGGAGAAAGCTAG AATGGCTTTTGAAAGAGCCCTACAACTGGATCCTCAGTGTGTTGGGGCATTAGTAGGACTTTCTATTTTGAAACTAAACTTACAAGAAAGTGAATCTAATAAAATGGCTGTCATCATGTTGTCAAAGGCTTATGCTATTGACCTTAAGAACCCAATGGTGCTTAACCATTTAGCCAACCActtcttttttaaaaag GATTACAACAAAGTGCAACATCTAGCTCTTCATGCCTTTCACAATACTGAAAATGAAGCAATGCGAGCAGAGAGTTGCCACCATTTAGCGAGAGCGTTTCACGCTCAAGGCGACTGTGTTCAGGCTTTCCAGTATTACTACCAGGCAACTCAGTTTGCTCCACCAAACTTTGTGCTCCCGCACTATGGCTTAggacaaatgtatatatacagaGGGGACACTGAAAAT GCTGCCCAGTGTTTTGAGAAAGTTCTTAAAGCTCAACCAGGAAATTATGAAACTATGAAGATCTTAGGATCCCTATATGCAAATTCTCCATCACAACTACAAAGAGATATTGCTCGACAACATTTGAAGAAGGTTACTGAACAGTTTCCAGATGATGTAGAAGCTTGGATTGAATTGGCTCAAATATTGGAACAGAATGACTTGCag gGCTCCTTAAATGCATACTCAACTGCAATGAAGATTCTCAAAGAGAAGGTAAATGCGGACATTCCAGCTGAAATATTGAACAATGTCGCAGCACTACACTATAGACTTGGAAATTTACCCgaagcaaaaaaatatcttgaagaAGCCCTAGAgag AGAAAAAGTTGATGCAGAAACATTGGATGCACAGTACTATAATTCAATTGCAGTCACAACTATGTACAATCTAGCAAGACTCAATGAAGCACTCTGCGTGTATAATAAGGCTGAAAAATTATACAAGGACATTTTAAAGGAACATCCTAACTATATAGACTGTTATTTAAG ATTGGGCTGCATGGCTCGTGACAAGGGACAAATCTATGAAGCTTCCGATTGGTTCAAAGAAGCTCTTAAAGTTAACATAGAACATCCGGTCACCTGGTCTCTTCTGGGTAATTTGCATTTAGCTCAACAGGAGTGGGGACCGGGACAAAAGAAATTCGAAAGAATTTTGCAAAATTCTTCCACTTCTAATGATGCCTATTCACTTATTGCTCTTG gaAATGTATGGTTACAAACTCTGCACCAGCCTTGTCGCGAGAAAGACAAAGAGAAGCGACACCAAGAGCGGGCACTGGCTATGTACAAACAAGTCCTCAAAAATGACCCTAAGAACATTTGGGCGGCTAATGGAATTGGATGTGTTTTGGCACATaag gGGTGCATAAACGAAGCTCGTGACATTTTCGCGCAAGTGCGTGAAGCGACCGCCGATTTTCCCGACGTCTGGATGAACATCGCGCACATATACGTCGAGCAGAAGCAGTACATCAATGCCATACAAATG TACGAGAACTGCATCCGCAAGTTCCGCATGCAGCACGACGTGGAGTGGCTGACGTGGCTGGCGCGCGCGCAGACGCTGGccggccgcgcccgcgccgcgcgctcGGCGCTGCTACGCGCGCGCCGCGTGGCGCCGCACGACGTCGCGCTGCTGCACAACACCGCGCTCGCCCTGCGGAGACTCGCCGCGCACGTGCTCAAGGACGAGCGCTCCGAGCTGCGCGTCGTGCTGCGCGCCGTGCACGAGCTGCACGTCTCGCACAG ATACTTCCAGCGGCTATCGGcgagcgcggcgggcgcggcgggcgcgacGGAGGCGGAGGGCGCGGAGCGGCGCGGGGCGGAGGcgacggcggcggcgggcgaGGCGCGCACGTGCGCCGACCTGCTGTCGCAGGCGCAGTGGCACGTGGCGCGCGCGCGGCGTCAGCACCAGGAGGAGCTCACGCTGCGCGACCGCCAGCGCGAGCAGCGCGAGGCCTTCCGCCGGCAGCAG GAAGAGGAACGCAAACGCCGAGAAGAGGAACAAGCGAAAAGTACGGTGGAGATGTCACAGAAACGTCAAGAGTACAAAGAGAAAACAAAGAACGCTCTGTTATTCGCCGACATGCCCACTGAGAGCAAGTCTAAGGGACGAGGAAGGCGACGCGACGAATACGTGTCGGATTCTGGTAGCGAGCCCGATAGACCCAGAGAAGAAGG AGGCGAACCGAAACAGCGCAAACGCAAACGCGAAGGGGGAGAGGGCAAGGGCCGCTCGCGCAAACGTCGCGACGCGCGCGCCTCCGCCAGCGACAGCGACGCGCCGCGCAAGCGACCGCGCAAAAAG ggCGAGAAAGGTATTGGCCGTCGAGAAAAAACGAAAATGGCTGAAGAGAAACCCAGCACGAAACAACGTGCAAAAATCGTTTCTAAAGAAACGATCTCAACGTCCGAGTCCGACTCGGACAACGAGCGAAAGTCGCGCAGTCGTAGTCGTAGTGGAAGCCGCAGCCGCAGCGGTAGTCGTAGTCCGCCTGCTACTAAAGGCAGGAAAAGAATTATGTCGGCATCGGATAGCGATAG gtCCCGCTCAAAGAGCCGATCGAAATCCCGTAGCCGATCAGGTTCAGCTAAAAGCCGTTCCAGGTCCAAGAGCCGATCAAGGTCAAAAAGCCGATCTAGATCAAAAAGCGGATCAAGGTCCAAGAGCCGCTCCAGGTCTAAAAGCCGGTCAAAATCGAGAAGCAAATCTCGATCGAAAAGCCGCTCAAGATCTAAGAGTGGTTCTCGATCCAAGAGTCCATCTCGATCTCGTTCCAG ATCTAAAAGCCGTTCCAGATCTAAGTCCAAGAGCGCTTCGAGGTCTCGTTCCAGATCTAAAAGCGGATCTCGTAGTCGTTCAGGCTCAAGATCACATTCAGGCTCTAGATCCAGATCTGGATCGAGGAACTCCAGACCCGCGACACCTGAATCCAGGAAGTCTGTATCAGCGAGTGAAGATGAAGCTTAg
- the LOC113400782 gene encoding sialomucin core protein 24 isoform X1 — MKKIIFLCLLSLSVCLSKPALEQAASQPTAVSNSAVDPKTQKTDQTLPAHITESQTPPKTTAPTEQKIPQNVSEAPPSTFPSLPPKNTENAKPTDDNKTTDKQSTTKETTQSTTVSNATTEKVNNDVKPTEKVKEELSTEKFSTMKPTEVPKTTEAPKSDADKHILQARGFDGASFIGGIILTLGLLAIGFMGFKYYKNQTERNYHTL, encoded by the exons atgaagaaaataatatttttgtgtctaCTATCGCTCTCCGTTTGTCTCAGCAAACCAGCTTTAGAACAAG CAGCAAGTCAACCTACTGCAGTAAGCAACTCAGCGGTCGACCCTAAAACTCAAAAAACTGATCAGACTCTGCCTGCTCATATCACAGAATCTCAAACACCCCCAAAAACTACAGCACCAACTGAACAAAAAATACCCCAAAATGTATCTGAAGCCCCACCAAGTACATTTCCATCATTACCACCCAAAAATACTGAGAATGCGAAGCCTACTGATGACAACAAAACAACAGATAAACAGTCTACAACAAAAGAAACTACCCAAAGTACTACAGTAAGTAATGCTACCACAGAGAAAGTAAACAATGATGTCAAGCCCACTGAAAAGGTAAAAGAAGAGCTATCAACAGAAAAGTTTTCTACTATGAAACCAACTGAAGTTCCTAAGACTACTGAAGCACCTAAGTCTGATGCCGACAAGCACATTCTTCAAGCAAGAGG GTTCGATGGAGCAAGCTTCATTGGTGGTATAATACTGACATTGGGTCTTCTCGCTATTGGATTCATGGGATTCAAATACTACAAGAACCAAACTGAAAGAAATTATCACActctctaa